Proteins encoded by one window of Vigna radiata var. radiata cultivar VC1973A chromosome 5, Vradiata_ver6, whole genome shotgun sequence:
- the LOC106762136 gene encoding probable LRR receptor-like serine/threonine-protein kinase At2g16250 isoform X2, producing MGIVWFRLLLLLVVSQVTLEQIEPLSSSEERESLLELRASLGLRSKEWPRKPDPCLLWVGITCQNGRVVGISISGFKRTRLGRRNPQFAVDALANFTLLQSFNASNFLLPGPIPDWFGLSLPSLRVLDLRSCSIVNAIPSTLGNLTNLSSLYLSDNNLIGNVPESLGQLSALSVLDLSRNSLAGSIPTSFAFLGNLSSLDMSANFLSGPIPPEIGSLSRLQYLNLSNNGLATLPTQLGGLTSLVVLDLSQNSFASGGLPQDLVGFRNLRQMILTNSMLTGALPGRLFTGSLQLQFLVLKQNNFSGALPVELWSLPRLSFLDVSANNFSALLPNSSLAANATVAVLNISHNKFYGNLTPALRRFGFIDLSNNYFEGKVLDFMHNVSLGSNCLQNATDQRSTAECASFYEERGLSFDNFGQPNTTTPPASESSRKSNKTKIILAAVLGGLGLIALLVLLVVLLLLCVRKRGNSSQRGNGVGPAPVGSSPPNPGVPIEFPNVGDSFTYHQLLQATGDFNNANLIKHGHTGDFFNGVLESGIPVVIKRIDMRSAKKEAYLSELEFFNKVSHQRFVPLLGHCLENENEKFLVYKSMPNGDLSNCLYYKNTTSEDGTLQSLDWITRLKIATGAAEALSYLHHECVPPIVHRDIQASSILLDDKYEVRLGSLSEACAQEGDIHQSKITRFLRLPQ from the coding sequence ATGGGGATAGTGTGGTTccggttgttgttgttgctggtgGTGAGTCAGGTGACATTGGAGCAGATTGAGCCACTGAGTTCCTCTGAGGAGCGAGAATCGTTACTTGAACTGAGGGCTTCTCTGGGGTTGAGGAGCAAGGAATGGCCAAGAAAACCAGACCCTTGTTTACTCTGGGTTGGCATCACATGCCAGAATGGTCGAGTCGTTGGGATCAGTATCTCTGGGTTTAAAAGAACCAGACTTGGGAGGAGGAACCCGCAATTTGCAGTGGATGCTTTGGCCAATTTCACTCTCTTGCAGTCCTTCAATGCCTCTAATTTCCTCCTTCCTGGACCTATTCCCGATTGGTTTGGTCTCTCCCTTCCTTCTCTCAGAGTGCTTGATCTTCGTTCTTGTTCCATTGTGAATGCTATTCCCTCCACTCTCGGCAATTTGACCAACCTCTCTAGTCTCTATCTTTCTGACAACAACCTCATTGGGAATGTTCCGGAGTCTCTGGGTCAACTCTCTGCCCTTTCGGTTCTTGATCTTTCCAGGAATTCTCTCGCTGGCTCCATACCAACATCTTTTGCCTTTCTTGGGAATCTTTCTTCCCTTGACATGTCTGCTAATTTTTTGTCGGGTCCGATTCCCCCCGAAATAGGGTCTCTTTCCAGGTTACAGTACTTGAATCTTTCCAACAACGGACTTGCCACTTTGCCTACTCAATTGGGGGGTCTAACTAGCTTAGTTGTCCTTGATCTTAGTCAGAATTCTTTTGCCAGTGGAGGACTGCCTCAGGATTTGGTTGGGTTTAGGAACTTGCGGCAGATGATACTCACAAACAGCATGCTCACGGGGGCTCTGCCCGGGAGATTGTTTACTGGTTCATTGCAGTTGCAGTTCCTAGTGCTGAAGCAGAACAATTTTAGTGGTGCTTTGCCTGTTGAGTTGTGGTCTCTGCCAAGATTGAGCTTCCTTGATGTGTCTGCCAATAATTTCAGTGCTCTGCTTCCTAATTCGAGTTTGGCTGCTAATGCTACTGTTGCGGTGCTCAATATTTCGCACAATAAGTTTTATGGAAACCTCACTCCTGCTTTAAGAAGGTTTGGGTTTATTGATCTTTCAAACAACTATTTTGAGGGCAAGGTTCTGGATTTCATGCATAATGTATCTCTAGGTAGCAACTGTCTCCAGAACGCCACAGATCAGAGGTCAACAGCGGAATGTGCATCGTTTTATGAAGAGAGGGGGCTCAGTTTTGATAATTTTGGACAGCCGAATACAACAACACCTCCTGCCTCAGAAAGCTCCAGGAAGAGCAATAAGACTAAGATTATACTGGCTGCAGTCTTGGGTGGATTGGGTTTAATTGCACTTTTGGTGTTGCTAGTGGTTCTGTTGCTTCTGTGTGTTCGTAAGAGGGGTAACTCAAGTCAGAGAGGAAATGGTGTGGGTCCTGCGCCTGTTGGCAGCAGTCCTCCAAACCCCGGTGTACCAATCGAATTTCCAAATGTAGGGGACTCGTTTACATATCATCAGCTGCTCCAGGCAACAGGAGATTTCAATAATGCAAATCTTATCAAACATGGACACACTGGGGACTTCTTCAATGGTGTTTTGGAAAGTGGGATTCCTGTCGTCATCAAAAGGATCGACATGCGTTCAGCTAAAAAAGAAGCTTACCTGTCGGAGTTGGAGTTCTTCAATAAGGTTTCTCATCAGAGATTCGTTCCATTGTTAGGTCATTGTTTagaaaatgagaatgagaagTTTCTGGTTTATAAAAGCATGCCAAATGGGGACTTGTCTAATTGCTTGTACTACAAAAACACTACATCCGAGGATGGTACTTTGCAATCACTGGACTGGATAACCAGGTTAAAAATTGCTACTGGAGCCGCAGAGGCCCTGTCGTATCTACATCATGAATGTGTGCCACCCATTGTTCACAG